AACAAAATGCCTTTTGTTGACGGATTTTGTTTAAGAACTTCAAGTAATAAGCTTCCAAACCCCCCTGCGATATCAGCAACTACTGCATTTTTAGGAAAATCATAGTGTTTCACAATATAATGGTTTTCTATTGCCGACATTGATGACATGCCATTATGGAAGTTATCAGGCAAGTCAGCATTTTTTTCCCAATACTCAAAAAAAGTATTACCAAATAAATTTTCAAATACAGGTTGCTTTAATGCCGTATCACGTAACTGATAAAGAGGCATCCAAAAGGTTTGGTCTGTCAGCATTAACACTGCTTGACGTAATGAAAATGGATGGTCTGCCAGAAGAAATTGAGCCTGTGAGTTGAGTCCAAACCGTGAGTCACTGAGTGATTCAAATATTTGGCGACTCGCAAGTAGGCGTAGTATTTGGTGTAGTGTTCTTTCACTGCCCCCCGTTTCTTGTGCTAATTGTTGTGCTGTTTTGGGGGAGTTTGCTAGGTGCTCGGCAAGATTGAGTTGTACAGCGGCTCGTAATGCAGCTTGATAAGCATAACCGATAGCTTGTTGTAATACGTGTTGGCTTGCTCTGAGTTCGTCGAATTTATTCTCTATTGGTGTCGCCGTGTTTAACATAAAAACTCCTAGAATAAGTTAAAAGAAAATCTAATAAATACACTCAATGTTAAGTATTGCTTATTTATTAAAAATAACAAACATTTTTATATTTAATGTAATTTTGATATATTTATTTGTTATTAAATGAAAATTTAGGTTTTTTTTGGGTTTTTATTTATTTTATTTTTTAATATAAATTATAACAATTGTTAATGTATTTTAACGGTAAAGTCATCTGGAACGATTGTTTTTAGTACAAAATTTACGGTGTGTCTAAAATTAGCGACAAAGCCCTATTTGCAGTGTCTCCAAAAGGAGACGTTTATCTATATGATAAATAAGGTATTTATAAATTAAGTATTTGAGTGTCTTAAATTAGCGACAATTCCAAGAATGGGATAAACCGTTTCAGCCTATTCAGAAAGAGTCAAAAGAAGTAAGAAATTAAATTCTTATATTATTCAGTAAGATAAAAAATAAATTGAAAAGTTGGCATGGGTTGTGCATAATAATATCCAGTTGCTCATTCAATTTATTATGTCGGTCCAAAAATAGTTGGGTACATACCACATAAAGCAAGAATGACGCCAAAGTAAGGTGCCTACCGTCCAACAGCACAGATATTCGCCTTCGGGCCTTATCAAACACAGGGCGACACGTGGAGTGAGGCACCACCTATATGATTATCTTTAATGTAAAGACATAATCCTATAAAAGTAGTAAATCATCGCTGGCGGAGTTAAGGTCGATATCTTAACTCCGCCTTCCTATGCCTGTCATACTTCGAACCGCAGCGTTGTTACCTGCGTTCAGCTATGTGAGTCACATACTTATGTATGCTCCCTATGCCTGTCATACTTCGAACCGCAGCGTTGTTACCTGCGTTCAGCTACGCGAGTCACATACTTATGTATGTTCCCCGCGATATCTTCACTTGGCGCCTAGCTGCAATCCGAATTATTTAGGGAATATTAATAAATATTCTAAAATAAAATATCCACTTTTAGGGTATACCTCACTGAAAATACTCATTTTATACAATAAGTTGGCACGTTCATTGCAGACATTAAGTCATAGTTAGCCTGATTTTTATGCTATGGAACTCAGAACCCGAATTCACCTTTTCGTGCGGGAGAGAGTTCTGCTACCATTGAAAGACGTTTAATGGGTATGAGATGAATGTATTGAGCAAATGGCGTTTTTTCCCGCGATCCTTGCGTCAACTGGTTGTGATGGCATTTTGGCTCGTCTTGTTGCCATTATTGGTTTTGGCATATCAGGCGTATCAAAGCTTAGAACAACTGAGTAACCAAGCCGCAAATATCAATAAAACTACTTTACTGGATGCAAGGCGCAGTGAGGTAATGAGTAGTCTCGCATTGGAAATGGAGCGAAGCTATCGGCAATACTGCGTATTGCAAGACGCAACGTTGAAAACCCAGTATCAAAAACAATTTGCCGATTATGAACAAATGTTTGAAAGGCAAAGAACCATTTTGCCCCAAACATCGGACACCTCAAAGCTCACTGCAACATTGGTACAGCTTAAAACGGTAACATGTGAAAACAATGAGCCTACTGCGAAAGTCACTCAAGCCTTAGAGCAATTC
The window above is part of the Providencia sp. R33 genome. Proteins encoded here:
- a CDS encoding methyltransferase, whose protein sequence is MLNTATPIENKFDELRASQHVLQQAIGYAYQAALRAAVQLNLAEHLANSPKTAQQLAQETGGSERTLHQILRLLASRQIFESLSDSRFGLNSQAQFLLADHPFSLRQAVLMLTDQTFWMPLYQLRDTALKQPVFENLFGNTFFEYWEKNADLPDNFHNGMSSMSAIENHYIVKHYDFPKNAVVADIAGGFGSLLLEVLKQNPSTKGILFDREHVVKNHVLHELGDDPRWTLCPGSFFEKCPEADVFLLKYISHDWPDEKVVTILKTIRNAMKDTSRLLLVDCIIDEDDIPYFAKELDLLCIQFSPDAGGHTKAEFEALFAQAELKLNRIISTDSHTSIIELSIN